The DNA region TACTTAGCTACACAATAGCCGCGTGTCGTTAGACCGGCTAGTAAAGGCTCTGGGGCAGATCAAGTGGGGCGAGCTCGGCGCTTGCCTAGTCGTCCTCCACGGCTCAGCTCTGCGGAGGGCGAACCCGCGTGACGTCGATTTGTTTATATTTGTAAAAGGAGATGAGGAAGAGGCCGCTCTTAGGGCCATGGAAGCTGTGGAGGCGGCCGCGGGGATCGAGGCAGATGTCTACGTCGCCTCCGACGTGGGCAACGTCAACTGCTTTCTTCTACTAGAAGCGTTGAGAAGCGGCGTCATCCTCTACAAGGGCTCGGAAGGCGTGGACATGTTGGTCAAGGCGGTGGGTATATGCAACGACTTCATGATCTCGAGGAGGAAGGTAAAATACACCGAGACGCTGGTGGAGAGGGCGCTGGGCCGTGTTGCTGGCGAAGCTCCTTGAGACCATTGCGGCACATGTCGAGTTGCTGGACGAGGCCGCGAGGAGGGGCGTGGACTGGGGCGATACGCTGAGCTTATACGCCGTCCTCCACGCGCTTCAGGTGCACACCCAAGCCGTCATCGACTACCTGCTCCGCACCTGCTCCTTGCTGGGCGCCTCAGTCGAAACGCCGCTGGCGTGCGTGCAAGCCCTCCAGCAGAGGGGGTTGCTGGAAGGCGGTGAGGCGGATATGTTGCGCCGATTGATACGCTTCAGGAACATAGTGCTACACCAATACGGCTCTATAGACGTGGAGAGGGTCAAGAGGGTGCTGGAGGGGAGGGGCTACCGCGACGCGGCCCTTGTCGTAAGGAGAATACACGAGATGCTGAGGGAGAAGGGCATTGAAGATCCGTAGGTCCACAAGAAGCATCGCCGAAGCCCCGCTGATAGGGGCCACGCCACACGTCCGCACGTCATAGAACGTCAACGGCCCGCTATTGGGCTACGATGCAGGCGAGGGCTTGTAAATTATGGAATAAGACTGGGCTGGCACCAGCCCTAGCCTACCCGCTGCCACTCATTGAGAATCGAGGGCCTCGGCTCTATGGGGACGGTCTTCATCAGAGAGACGGTATAACCAAGACGTGGGGCTCCTCAAAGCCGTTGACCTACGTGGATCATCCCAATCTGGACAGGGCTGTGGATGCCGCCCAGGAGGGCGTCATATTCGCGACTGCCTTCCACCGGAGCTCACCACGACGAGGCTCCACAAGGCGTTGCTTTAAGCGGCCCCCGGGAGACGCTAGGAAGTCTCGACCACATAAAGCCTCTTTTGGGCCTCGCTTCTGATTATCCTCATCCAGATGCCTTTCTTGAGGTCTATATAGCAGGGGCGATGCGTAGCCGCGGGCGGGGAGATGGATTAGAACTTGAGGATCATGTTGTCCTCGGCCACTACCGCCGGGCGGCCTGCCCTCCTCACGTCTCTGTAGACGGTCGGGTTAAACCTCTCGTCTATGTGGTTTAGGACTAGGTTTTCCGCCATCATCACTTCGGCCTCTGCCAGAGCTTGAAACGTCGTGGCGTGGGCGTACTTGGCGCAGATCTCGCGGTAATCCTCGTTGCAGGTAGCCTCATGTATCAACACGTCTACCCCCTCCCCCAGTCTCTCAAGAGACGTACAGCCAGGCGCCGTGTCGCCTGTAAAAAACACATCGACATCAGCCCTAATCCTAAAACCGTAGGCCTCCTCTGCTGTGTGGTGACAAGCCGGGGCAGCCTCCACTCTAAGACCTGGGACTTCTAGAAGAACACCAGGCTCTATCCTCTTGATATTGACAGCATACCGCATATTTGTCAAAACGTGGGGCGCGGCGGCTCTAATAGTATCCTCAACCCTACTGGGGGCGAATATGGTGATGGGCTTCTTCCTCTCCTCGATGTGGGCTTGGAAAAGCGCCTCGGGCAGGCCGAGGAAGTGGTCCATGTGGCTGTGGGTAATAAAGACGTAGTCCACCTCCCCGAGTACCCCTCGGTCAGAAAGGCGGTAGTGACAACCAACACCGCAGTCCACGACAACTAAGTAGCCGTTGGCCTCGACTAAGTTGGCCGCCCTCCACCTCCGCGAGCCGGGGCTACCGCCAGCCCCCGAGCCCAAAATATGAATGTACATCACTCCCGAAAAACTAGGGCTTTTTCTATATCTATACCGAACCTCACCGCCTCGCCCTCCCTAAACTCAGCAGTGGGAGGGGCCCTCGCCTTAATCCTAAAGCCGTTGTACTCAAGTTCCACAAGCTTGTAGGGGCCTAGATACTCCTGCCTCACGACCCTCGCCACGTAGTCCCCGGAGCCCAGGACCACGTCCTCTGGCCTAAACCCAAGCAGGTGTTGGCCGCCTAGGCCAAGCGCCTTAGCAGGCACTAGGTTGCCGAGGCCGAGGAAGTTAAACACGAAGAGGTTCCTCGGCTTCCTATACAGCTCGTGCGGTGTCCCCACCTGCTCAACCTTGCCGTTGTTCATGACGACCATTAAGTCGCCCAGCGCCATGGCCTCCTCCTGGTCGTGAGTCACGTGGACCACAATGGCGCCGACCTTCCGCTGAAGTTCTTTTAGGAACCCCCTCACCTCTAGCCTCAGCCGGGCGTCTAAATTACTCAGCGGCTCGTCGAGCAGGAGGACCTTCGGCTCCTTGACCAACGCCCTGGCAATAGCCACCCTCTGCTGTTGCCCGCCAGACAGCTGGTGGGGGTATTTGTGGAGCTGGTCCTTTATGCCCAGCACTTCGGCAATCTGCTCTACCCTCTTCTTAATCTCGTCTCTTGGTAACTTCTTATTTCTAAGAGGCATGGCGATATTTTCAAACACTGTGAGGTGGGGATACAGCGCGTAGTTCTGGAACACTATACCCACATCCCTCTCCCAGACAGGTAGGTGAGTGATATCCCGGCCGTCCAGCAGGATGGAGCCCCTGTCGGGCCTTTCGAGACCGGCGATGATGCGCAGTAGCGTAGTCTTCCCAGACCCCGACGGTCCTAAAATTACAGCATACGTCTTGTCGGGCACCGACAGCTCTTCTACGTGGAGCGTAAAGCCCCTAAACGACTTTACAACCCCCCTCAACACCAACATACTACCCACTACCCCAGATTTTTTCCAAGTTCCGCCGCACTGCCACCAGGTACACTAATGGAGGTATGATGCTCACAACCCCCGCCGCAGCTACTTGGCCGTAGCTAAGCGTCACGGGGCTCATCAACATGCCTATATATATCGAAAACGTCTGGGCACCGCGGAAGCTGAGGGGATCCGCCAAGTTGTAGGGCGTCTGGGTAAACGCCAGCGGGAAGATCAACGCCCCCCATGAGAATAGAAACGCGTACAGCCCTGCGACGCTCATGCCGCTTCTGCTAAGCGGGAGGACCACCCTGGCGAAGGCCTTCAGTCTGTTCATCCCATCGGCCAACGCGGCCTCTTCCACCTGGCGGTTAAAGGCCGAGTAGTAGTTGTAGAGAATCCAAATGCTGTAAGGCAGTGTCATAATGGGGTATGTCAAGACAAGGGCCCACAAGGTGTCCAAAAACCTCAACTCCTTCAGCATGAAGTAGAGAGGCACAATGTAAATCAACGTAGGAGTTGACATTAGGTAGAGTATGTACGCAACAAGCTTATACCCCCCAAAGCCGTGCACCCTCATTTGATACGCCGTAGCCGCGGCGAGAAGGATAGTCAAACTAGTATTTATGGCCGAGATGTAGAGGCTTATTAATAAAAACGGCGCACCCCCCGTAAATACCTGGACGTAGTTATCCACAGCAAGCCTCGTCGGTAGTATTGCCGGAGGAACTTGAATAATCTCCTTCGGCGGCTTTATTGAAATAAGCACCAGCCAGATAAACGGGACGGCGACAAAGACAAGCGCCGCGGCCAACACAGCGGCGTGCACAACCCGAGGAAGCTCCCTCCTCGGCACCCACGCCGGTAGAGGCAACTTGACAAAAGTACGCGAAGAGAGCGCCCTCATATAGGCGAGAGAAAGCGCTGTGCCCACCAGCGTCATGATGACTATCAGAGTAGCCGCGTATCCAGACTCCCCAGAAGCAAAGACCTCAAAGGCGTAGTAGGCCAGATTGTCCAAAAGACGAGGCCCCACCTGAGCAGTCCCTATATATATGGGGTCGAAGGTAAAAAACCCAGTCAGCGCCGTTAGCACAAACGCCGTGAGTATCTGGGGAGAGATCAGAGGGAGGTCGACGGCCAGGAACTTCCTAGGCCCAGCCAAGCCGTCGGCCAGGGCGGCCTCTTCTATACTCTTCGGAATTGACCTAAGACCCGAATATATTATCAACACGGCGGTTGGAAACGCCCGCCACACGTCGATCAGGACTATTGCCCATATAGAAGAAATGGGATTAGTCTTGACGAGTCCCGAGGCGAGTAGGTAGTACCCCAGCCCGTATAGAGGGTTGAGTAACAAATACCAAGCCATTGCCGCAGTGACAGGGGGAATAAACGCGGGAATCATGAGGGGAAGCAACCACTTCCCCCCAAGCCGCCGCAGGGCCAGCGCGGTCGGTATAGCCAACGCAACGGCTATGGCGGGGGTGGCGAGTGTGTAGATCACAGTGTTCCCAACAATCAAGGGGCCGTAGGGGTCCTTAGTAAAAAGCCACACGTAGTTTCCCCCGCCGACCCATCTAAGCTCCCCCTCGTAAGTCCGCTCGTAGAAGCTGAGGACGAAGTTGCTGGCTATGGGGTACAGGGTAAAAACAAGGAGATAGACAACTGCGGGGAGGGCTAAAAAAAGAGTTTGTTTATCATTCATGAAATTTTCATAATGCTCTTCCACGTCTTGTATATGTTCATCTGCGTAGTCTCGGCGTCTTGCTCGCCTCTGAGATAACTAGCCACCTGGTTGATGAAGTAGGGCCGCATATCAGTAAAGAAGTTGGTAACCCTATTGACCAACGTAAGCCGCTGAATATCGCTTAAAGCGGCGCCGGCCTGCAACAGCGGCACAAACGGCGCGAGCCAGCTCATAGAAGGCACTTGGGAGGCGGCCCTAATCCCGCTCAAAGTAGCCGGCACAAACCCCACCTTCTCGGCGCCGAGTCTGTACATCTCCGGCGACATCAAGAAAGCCACGAACCGCACCGCCAAGTCGGGATCCTTCGCATATGGGTTAACGCCGATAAACGTGGGGGCAAGCCCAGTGCCAAATGGGTATTTACCCCCCGGAAGCGGCGATATGGCGATGTCCCCCGCCACCTTGGAAACCGAGGCGTTGTTGTAGATAGGTATGAAGCTGGTCCAGGCAGCCACCATGGCGTAGTCACCTGTCAAGAAGAGGTCCCGAAGCTGGTCGTACTCCATAGCCTGGACGGTGATAGGCGGCTGGAACTGCACGAGCTTTTTATACGCCCTAAGCGCTTGTAAGAAAGACGGACAACCCACGGTGATGTTCACAGAGCCATCCGGCGTGTAGCGGAAGTAGGCCCAATAGCCCTGGGTGGGAACGGCGCCCTTCGCCACGTCGGCCGGGATGCCTACACACGGATCATTAAGGGCATAGGTGTAGAACACCATAATAAAACCGTTGAAAATAGACTGTTGCAAGCCATCTGGGAACAGCAACGCGTACTTAGCCACTTGCTTCGACTGGAGGAACTCAGCGGCGCTGACAAACTGATCCCACGAAGACCAGGTAAGGGGATCCAGGTCGAAGCCGTATTTTTGCCTAAACTCGGACTGAAGTGCTGGGTTGTTAAAAATAGACTTCCTATACACCAGCACGTACCCAAACACCATCTGGAAAGGCACGCCGAAGATCTTCGTAACTGTCCCGTTCTTGGCAACCATCATGACAGACAACATAGCGCTGGTGGGGATATCCGACTTGTTGAGAACCCCAGAGCTGAGATAGGGCCGTAGATCCATTAGATAAGGCCCAAGCGTAGACGCTTGCGACGGGTAGAAGATAATAAGAGCAGGGTCGGGGTTTTTATTCTGCAAAGCCGTCAAGGCCGTCTGCACCATCTGGCCAAAAGGCACAGGCTGTATAGTTATCTTCACCCCAGGATACCTCTTCATAAACTCCCCCGCGGCGAGCTGTATGTAGGGCATAAGCGTGGGGTCTCCTGTCGGCACCAAAATAGTCAGAGACCCGCTCAGCCCAGGCTGAGCCGACGAAGTAGAAGAAGGCTGAGCAGACGATGTCTGCGTCTTCTGCGGCTGTTGCGAGGGGCTTTGCAAAACCAGAAAAGCCCCCACGGCGATAATTAAAACAGCCACCAACGCAATTACCACATTTCTTGTCTTCGTTGCCATAATAGAAAAAGAAGACATATTTAAAACACACACAACCGGAGGCGCCAAATCACACCACAAAAATCCACTAATTAATCCCCCAAAGCGTCTCAACGCCTACACCCCCAACCAGCGCCTCAAACTATACGCCGTCTAGCTCCGCTTCAGAAAACCCCGGAACACACCCGCAGAAGTCTTCTCAGCCGAAGTGGGCAACGGTCTTCTGCACCTTGACGTATATAGGGTGCCTATAGGCGTAGCTCCTGACGTAGGCGATGCCCTTGTCCGCCACGGCGAGGAACCGCCTGTCCTTCGCGGGGACGTCCAGCCTGTCCAAAATCTTGAGGTCGCTACGGAGGATAACCTTGGTGTTAGCCAGCTGCACCACCACGTCGTTTAGGTCGGTGGGCATGTGGGTGGCGAAGACCACTGCGATGCCCCTCGCCCTCCCAAGCCTCGTAAGCCGCGTCAAGTGCCCCTCTATAAAGGCCTGCTCGTCCTCGCTCCGGGTCTGGGGGAAGAAGAGGTGGGCCTCGTCGATGAGGACGGCGGTGGTCGGCCGCGCCCTCCTATACACCGCGTCTAAGATGCGGTACACCACAAGCCTCTGCTGGTGCACGTTGAGGCGAGATATGTCCA from Pyrobaculum arsenaticum DSM 13514 includes:
- a CDS encoding DUF86 domain-containing protein, which codes for MLLAKLLETIAAHVELLDEAARRGVDWGDTLSLYAVLHALQVHTQAVIDYLLRTCSLLGASVETPLACVQALQQRGLLEGGEADMLRRLIRFRNIVLHQYGSIDVERVKRVLEGRGYRDAALVVRRIHEMLREKGIEDP
- a CDS encoding MBL fold metallo-hydrolase, whose product is MYIHILGSGAGGSPGSRRWRAANLVEANGYLVVVDCGVGCHYRLSDRGVLGEVDYVFITHSHMDHFLGLPEALFQAHIEERKKPITIFAPSRVEDTIRAAAPHVLTNMRYAVNIKRIEPGVLLEVPGLRVEAAPACHHTAEEAYGFRIRADVDVFFTGDTAPGCTSLERLGEGVDVLIHEATCNEDYREICAKYAHATTFQALAEAEVMMAENLVLNHIDERFNPTVYRDVRRAGRPAVVAEDNMILKF
- a CDS encoding ABC transporter ATP-binding protein is translated as MLVLRGVVKSFRGFTLHVEELSVPDKTYAVILGPSGSGKTTLLRIIAGLERPDRGSILLDGRDITHLPVWERDVGIVFQNYALYPHLTVFENIAMPLRNKKLPRDEIKKRVEQIAEVLGIKDQLHKYPHQLSGGQQQRVAIARALVKEPKVLLLDEPLSNLDARLRLEVRGFLKELQRKVGAIVVHVTHDQEEAMALGDLMVVMNNGKVEQVGTPHELYRKPRNLFVFNFLGLGNLVPAKALGLGGQHLLGFRPEDVVLGSGDYVARVVRQEYLGPYKLVELEYNGFRIKARAPPTAEFREGEAVRFGIDIEKALVFRE
- a CDS encoding ABC transporter permease subunit, with translation MNDKQTLFLALPAVVYLLVFTLYPIASNFVLSFYERTYEGELRWVGGGNYVWLFTKDPYGPLIVGNTVIYTLATPAIAVALAIPTALALRRLGGKWLLPLMIPAFIPPVTAAMAWYLLLNPLYGLGYYLLASGLVKTNPISSIWAIVLIDVWRAFPTAVLIIYSGLRSIPKSIEEAALADGLAGPRKFLAVDLPLISPQILTAFVLTALTGFFTFDPIYIGTAQVGPRLLDNLAYYAFEVFASGESGYAATLIVIMTLVGTALSLAYMRALSSRTFVKLPLPAWVPRRELPRVVHAAVLAAALVFVAVPFIWLVLISIKPPKEIIQVPPAILPTRLAVDNYVQVFTGGAPFLLISLYISAINTSLTILLAAATAYQMRVHGFGGYKLVAYILYLMSTPTLIYIVPLYFMLKELRFLDTLWALVLTYPIMTLPYSIWILYNYYSAFNRQVEEAALADGMNRLKAFARVVLPLSRSGMSVAGLYAFLFSWGALIFPLAFTQTPYNLADPLSFRGAQTFSIYIGMLMSPVTLSYGQVAAAGVVSIIPPLVYLVAVRRNLEKIWGSG
- a CDS encoding extracellular solute-binding protein gives rise to the protein MATKTRNVVIALVAVLIIAVGAFLVLQSPSQQPQKTQTSSAQPSSTSSAQPGLSGSLTILVPTGDPTLMPYIQLAAGEFMKRYPGVKITIQPVPFGQMVQTALTALQNKNPDPALIIFYPSQASTLGPYLMDLRPYLSSGVLNKSDIPTSAMLSVMMVAKNGTVTKIFGVPFQMVFGYVLVYRKSIFNNPALQSEFRQKYGFDLDPLTWSSWDQFVSAAEFLQSKQVAKYALLFPDGLQQSIFNGFIMVFYTYALNDPCVGIPADVAKGAVPTQGYWAYFRYTPDGSVNITVGCPSFLQALRAYKKLVQFQPPITVQAMEYDQLRDLFLTGDYAMVAAWTSFIPIYNNASVSKVAGDIAISPLPGGKYPFGTGLAPTFIGVNPYAKDPDLAVRFVAFLMSPEMYRLGAEKVGFVPATLSGIRAASQVPSMSWLAPFVPLLQAGAALSDIQRLTLVNRVTNFFTDMRPYFINQVASYLRGEQDAETTQMNIYKTWKSIMKIS